Proteins encoded by one window of Gordonia jinghuaiqii:
- the rpsI gene encoding 30S ribosomal protein S9 — MSNENINDAVEEVVEVIEAVEAVDPVDVVEAVEDAADDYDDVVVAVEEVREPIVIDRPIQTVGRRKEAVVRVRMMPGTGGFTLNGRSLEEYFPNKVHQQLIKAPLVLVERTESFDIYAKLVGGGPSGQAGALRLAIARALIDVTPEDRPALKKAGFLTRDPRAVERKKYGLKKARKASQYSKR, encoded by the coding sequence GTGAGCAACGAGAACATCAACGACGCCGTCGAAGAGGTCGTGGAAGTCATCGAGGCCGTGGAAGCCGTCGATCCGGTGGATGTCGTGGAGGCCGTCGAAGACGCCGCTGACGACTACGACGACGTCGTCGTCGCCGTCGAAGAGGTCCGTGAGCCGATCGTCATCGATCGTCCGATCCAGACCGTCGGTCGCCGCAAGGAGGCCGTCGTCCGCGTTCGCATGATGCCGGGCACCGGTGGGTTCACCCTCAACGGCCGCTCGCTGGAGGAGTACTTCCCCAACAAGGTGCACCAGCAGCTCATCAAGGCGCCGCTGGTCCTCGTCGAGCGCACCGAGTCGTTCGACATCTACGCCAAGCTCGTCGGCGGCGGCCCCTCGGGCCAGGCAGGCGCGCTGCGTCTGGCGATCGCCCGCGCACTCATCGACGTCACCCCCGAGGATCGCCCCGCCCTGAAGAAGGCCGGCTTCCTCACCCGTGACCCGCGTGCGGTCGAGCGCAAGAAGTACGGCCTGAAGAAGGCTCGCAAGGCGTCGCAGTACTCCAAGCGCTGA